One genomic window of Pseudomonas sp. LFM046 includes the following:
- a CDS encoding TRAP transporter substrate-binding protein, whose product MKISRLAILFAAACSASTALAEQSYTLKVAHFLPANSNAQRNIIEPWCQQLTSESAGRLKCQFYPSMQLGGTPAKLADMARNGVADIVWTAPAYSAGKFPRMEAMELPFMLPAGAKASNPIIWQYYEQYARDDFKGYKVLSVHGDGGMDIHTRGKGVATLDDLKNLKLRVSSRTAASLVKTLGATPVSMPPAQMTESISKGVVDGALASWEVVPPTKLDEVTDHHSATPTGQPAFSYTVLAMLMNERKFNSLPEDLRAIIERNSGPVLNQRFATAWDKALDDARTRTPSEQIVAIDESAYGAMRQAAAPVADAWAAAVTEKGLDGKALLEGARSLSSNAR is encoded by the coding sequence ATGAAGATCTCCAGGCTTGCCATCCTCTTCGCCGCTGCCTGTTCAGCGTCCACGGCGCTCGCGGAGCAGAGCTACACCCTCAAGGTCGCGCACTTCCTGCCGGCCAACTCCAATGCCCAGCGCAACATCATCGAACCCTGGTGCCAGCAGCTCACCAGCGAGTCCGCCGGCCGCCTGAAGTGCCAGTTCTACCCCTCGATGCAACTGGGCGGGACCCCGGCCAAGCTGGCAGACATGGCGCGCAATGGCGTCGCCGACATCGTCTGGACTGCGCCCGCGTATTCGGCGGGCAAGTTCCCGCGCATGGAGGCCATGGAGTTGCCGTTCATGCTGCCGGCCGGGGCGAAGGCCAGTAACCCGATCATCTGGCAGTACTACGAGCAGTACGCCCGGGACGACTTCAAGGGCTACAAGGTGCTGTCGGTGCACGGTGATGGCGGCATGGATATCCACACACGTGGCAAGGGCGTGGCGACCCTGGACGACCTGAAGAACCTCAAGTTGCGGGTGTCCAGCCGTACCGCTGCAAGTCTGGTGAAGACCCTCGGTGCCACCCCGGTGAGCATGCCGCCGGCGCAGATGACCGAATCCATCTCCAAGGGGGTGGTGGATGGTGCGCTGGCCTCCTGGGAAGTGGTGCCGCCGACGAAGCTGGACGAGGTCACCGATCACCACTCGGCCACTCCCACCGGCCAGCCGGCCTTCTCCTACACCGTGCTGGCGATGCTGATGAACGAGCGCAAGTTCAACAGCCTGCCCGAGGACCTGCGCGCCATCATCGAACGCAACAGCGGCCCGGTCTTGAACCAGCGCTTTGCCACCGCTTGGGACAAGGCCCTGGACGACGCCCGCACCCGCACGCCCTCCGAACAGATCGTCGCCATCGACGAAAGCGCCTATGGCGCCATGCGCCAGGCCGCCGCGCCGGTGGCCGATGCCTGGGCTGCTGCCGTCACGGAAAAAGGGCTCGACGGCAAGGCGCTGCTCGAAGGCGCCCGGTCGCTCTCCAGTAACGCCCGGTGA
- a CDS encoding molybdenum cofactor biosynthesis F family protein, with translation MTTQPEWITVGALADGFAPQAFILPSLADLAGRTFTLHFANGWRIEHRFGAEQLAWSLQDGSGGEASYRATSVREGLYLVDFLKQENGRTVSVSLVLDIANAAFTAVLGRMPSEAECRGDLFGKALAGGELTSVKAEFLHGSLDRPWREGACPHAPSLELVGLRNLYRYSPSEVYEHLYLNENFYSWQCLKGVEQGLADTDRCHTLKIAESLYLFVWREKIIPTLGVVLIDLQHHRSDGKICGYAGGDFGQLSNFPVSSHCSVLNRTEYPL, from the coding sequence ATGACTACCCAACCCGAATGGATCACCGTCGGCGCCCTGGCCGACGGTTTCGCCCCGCAAGCCTTCATCCTGCCCAGCCTGGCGGACCTTGCCGGCCGCACCTTCACCCTGCACTTCGCCAACGGCTGGCGGATCGAGCACCGCTTCGGCGCCGAGCAGCTCGCCTGGTCATTGCAGGACGGCAGCGGCGGCGAGGCGTCCTACCGCGCCACCTCGGTGCGCGAGGGCCTGTACCTGGTGGACTTCCTCAAGCAGGAGAACGGCCGCACGGTCTCGGTAAGCCTGGTGCTGGATATCGCCAACGCCGCCTTCACCGCCGTGCTCGGGCGCATGCCCAGCGAGGCGGAATGCCGGGGCGACCTGTTCGGCAAGGCGCTCGCCGGTGGCGAGCTGACGTCGGTGAAGGCGGAATTCCTCCACGGCAGCCTCGACCGCCCCTGGCGCGAAGGCGCCTGCCCCCACGCGCCGAGCCTCGAACTGGTAGGCCTGCGCAACCTCTACCGCTACAGCCCCAGCGAGGTCTACGAGCACCTCTACCTCAACGAGAACTTCTATAGCTGGCAGTGCCTCAAGGGGGTCGAGCAGGGCCTGGCGGACACCGACCGCTGCCACACTTTGAAGATCGCCGAGTCGCTCTACCTCTTCGTCTGGCGGGAGAAGATCATCCCCACCCTCGGCGTGGTGCTGATCGACCTGCAGCACCATCGCAGCGACGGCAAGATCTGCGGCTATGCCGGCGGCGACTTCGGCCAGTTGTCGAACTTCCCGGTGAGTTCCCACTGCAGCGTGCTGAACCGCACGGAGTATCCGCTGTGA
- a CDS encoding SDR family oxidoreductase produces the protein MKGRTVLITGAGSGIGAACAQRLTHDGAQLVLVGRRREPLEDVAAGTGGLVLCGDAASSADWARFIPAIRERFGGLDGVIANAGGHGLGSATETSDEDWQAAMRANLDSAFYTARACLPLLAQRRGALVLMASIAALAAGEGVCGYTTAKHALLGLTRSLARDFGPQGVRVNAVCPGWVRTPMADAEMQPLMERHGEDLEAAYARVTAEVPLRRPAKPEEIASVCRFLLSDEASIITGASLVADGGSSIVDVPTLAFGRA, from the coding sequence GTGAAGGGCCGCACCGTGCTCATCACCGGAGCCGGCAGTGGCATAGGCGCGGCCTGTGCGCAACGTCTCACCCACGACGGCGCGCAACTGGTGCTGGTGGGAAGGCGTCGCGAACCGCTGGAGGACGTGGCCGCCGGGACCGGCGGCCTGGTGCTCTGCGGGGATGCCGCCAGCAGCGCCGACTGGGCCCGCTTCATCCCGGCCATCCGCGAGCGCTTCGGTGGCCTCGACGGGGTGATCGCCAACGCCGGCGGCCATGGCCTGGGCAGCGCCACCGAAACTTCGGACGAGGACTGGCAGGCGGCAATGCGCGCCAACCTGGACAGCGCCTTCTACACCGCCCGCGCCTGCCTGCCGCTACTGGCACAGCGGCGCGGCGCCCTGGTGCTGATGGCCTCCATCGCCGCCCTGGCAGCCGGCGAAGGCGTTTGCGGCTACACCACCGCCAAGCACGCCCTCCTCGGCCTCACCCGCTCCCTGGCCCGGGACTTTGGCCCGCAGGGCGTGCGGGTGAACGCCGTCTGCCCGGGCTGGGTGCGCACACCCATGGCCGACGCCGAGATGCAGCCGTTGATGGAGCGTCATGGCGAAGATCTGGAGGCGGCCTATGCGCGGGTTACCGCCGAAGTGCCACTGCGCCGCCCCGCCAAGCCGGAGGAAATCGCCAGCGTCTGCCGCTTCCTGCTCTCGGACGAAGCCTCCATCATCACTGGCGCCAGCCTGGTGGCCGATGGCGGGTCGAGCATCGTGGACGTGCCGACCTTGGCGTTCGGGCGGGCCTAG
- a CDS encoding Bcr/CflA family multidrug efflux MFS transporter produces MSQHAPQAGRGLIILLAALVAFAPLSIDMYLPSLPALARELAASDAQVQHSISVFLVGLCIGMLFYGPLSDRFGRRPLLLGGIALYVVASVGCSWAASADQLLLWRGLQALGGAAASVLARAIVRDLFPLQQAARVLSLMHLVTMLATLVAPLLGSYLMELAGWRSIFIGLQGFAALCGLAVWLRVPETHCGEARGHSLGSAFAAYFAILGNPRAVGLMLCMELSFAGMFAYITGSPFVFIEHFGFSPQQYALLFGANIAGVIVATFLNARLVGRLGPEAMLRRGSQVSALAGLGLLLAASLPASGWPAIALALLLFVCVTGMLGANAIASLMALFPQRAGAAAALAVAGQFGLGALASFLVGVLHDGSPMPMSLIIALCGAGSFLALRLAVRSRRVVAAAPE; encoded by the coding sequence ATGTCCCAGCACGCCCCACAGGCCGGCCGAGGCCTGATCATTCTTCTGGCTGCCCTGGTGGCCTTTGCGCCCCTGTCCATCGACATGTACCTGCCCAGCCTGCCCGCGCTGGCGCGGGAGCTGGCGGCGAGCGATGCCCAGGTGCAGCACAGCATCAGCGTGTTCCTGGTGGGGCTGTGCATCGGCATGTTGTTCTACGGTCCGCTGTCGGATCGCTTCGGCCGTCGCCCCCTGCTGCTCGGCGGCATCGCCTTGTACGTGGTCGCCAGCGTTGGCTGCTCGTGGGCCGCCAGTGCCGACCAGCTGCTCCTGTGGCGTGGCCTTCAGGCCCTGGGTGGCGCCGCTGCCTCGGTATTGGCGCGGGCCATCGTCCGTGACCTCTTCCCCTTGCAACAGGCGGCGCGGGTGCTGTCGCTGATGCATCTGGTGACCATGCTCGCCACGCTGGTGGCGCCCCTGCTGGGCAGCTACCTGATGGAACTGGCCGGCTGGCGATCGATCTTCATCGGCCTGCAGGGCTTCGCCGCGCTGTGCGGCCTGGCGGTCTGGCTGCGGGTGCCGGAAACCCACTGTGGCGAGGCGCGCGGACATTCCCTGGGCAGCGCCTTCGCCGCGTATTTCGCGATCCTCGGCAACCCACGGGCGGTGGGTCTGATGCTGTGCATGGAGCTGTCCTTCGCCGGGATGTTCGCCTACATCACCGGCTCGCCCTTCGTCTTCATCGAGCATTTCGGCTTCAGCCCGCAGCAATACGCGCTGCTGTTCGGCGCCAATATCGCCGGGGTGATAGTCGCCACTTTCCTCAACGCCCGCCTGGTGGGACGTCTAGGCCCCGAAGCCATGCTGCGTCGGGGTTCCCAAGTGTCGGCTCTGGCCGGACTGGGGCTGTTGCTGGCGGCTAGCTTGCCGGCGTCCGGCTGGCCGGCCATTGCACTGGCGCTGCTGCTGTTTGTCTGCGTCACCGGGATGCTCGGCGCCAACGCCATCGCCAGCCTGATGGCGCTTTTCCCACAACGTGCCGGCGCCGCCGCAGCCCTGGCGGTGGCCGGGCAGTTCGGTCTCGGCGCCCTGGCCAGCTTCCTGGTGGGCGTGCTGCATGACGGCTCGCCCATGCCCATGAGCCTGATCATCGCGCTCTGCGGTGCAGGCTCCTTCCTCGCGCTACGCCTGGCCGTTCGCTCGCGGCGGGTGGTGGCTGCCGCTCCCGAATGA
- a CDS encoding aspartate aminotransferase family protein, whose product MSTKDTAFWHPMLHPNEMKQREPIRILRGEGCFVFDDKGNRLVDGVAGLWNVNVGHGRKEIKAAITAQLDELEYFQLFDGISHPRAEELAAKVIGMLEPEGMRRVAFSSGGSDAVETALKLARQYWKLQGQADRTKFISLRQGYHGTHFGGASVNGNTVFRRNYEPLLPGCFHVDTPWLYRNPYSQDPEELGQICADILEREIQFQSPDTVAAFIAEPIQGAGGVIVPPANYWPLIRKVCDKYGVLLIADEIVTGFGRSGAMFGSRLWGVKPDIMCLAKGISSGYIPLGATVVNERIEQAFAGNGDFTGAIMHGYTYSGHPVACAAALANLDIVEQENLPANAAKQGDYLLSSLASFPERFAAVGEVRGKGLMVALDLVSDKASRDPIDPMGGYANRVAEIARANGVMVRPVGTKIILSPPLVIEKEQIDTIVNALAIGFQEAHL is encoded by the coding sequence GTGAGCACCAAAGACACCGCCTTCTGGCACCCCATGCTGCACCCCAACGAGATGAAGCAGCGCGAACCCATCCGCATCCTCCGTGGTGAGGGCTGCTTCGTCTTCGATGACAAGGGCAATCGCCTGGTGGACGGCGTGGCGGGCCTGTGGAACGTCAACGTCGGCCACGGCCGCAAGGAGATCAAGGCCGCCATCACCGCCCAGCTGGACGAGCTGGAATACTTCCAGCTGTTCGACGGCATCAGCCACCCGCGCGCCGAGGAACTGGCCGCCAAGGTGATTGGCATGCTGGAACCCGAAGGCATGCGCCGCGTGGCCTTCAGCTCCGGCGGCTCCGACGCCGTGGAAACCGCGCTGAAGCTCGCCCGCCAGTACTGGAAGCTGCAGGGCCAGGCCGACCGCACCAAGTTCATCTCCCTGCGCCAGGGCTACCACGGCACCCACTTCGGCGGCGCTTCGGTGAACGGCAACACGGTGTTCCGCCGCAACTACGAGCCGCTGCTGCCCGGTTGCTTCCACGTCGACACGCCCTGGCTCTACCGCAACCCCTACAGCCAGGACCCGGAAGAACTGGGGCAGATCTGCGCCGACATCCTCGAGCGGGAAATCCAGTTCCAGAGCCCGGACACCGTGGCCGCCTTCATCGCCGAGCCGATCCAGGGCGCGGGTGGTGTGATCGTGCCGCCGGCCAACTACTGGCCGCTGATCCGCAAGGTCTGCGACAAGTACGGCGTGCTGCTGATCGCCGATGAAATCGTCACCGGCTTCGGCCGTTCCGGCGCCATGTTCGGCAGCCGCCTGTGGGGCGTGAAGCCGGACATCATGTGCCTGGCCAAGGGCATCTCCTCGGGCTACATCCCGCTGGGCGCCACCGTGGTCAACGAGCGCATCGAGCAGGCCTTCGCGGGCAATGGCGACTTCACCGGCGCCATCATGCATGGCTACACCTACTCCGGGCATCCGGTGGCCTGCGCCGCGGCCCTGGCCAACCTGGATATCGTCGAGCAGGAAAACCTGCCGGCCAACGCCGCCAAGCAGGGCGACTACCTGCTCAGCAGCCTCGCCTCCTTCCCCGAACGCTTCGCCGCTGTCGGCGAGGTGCGCGGCAAGGGTCTGATGGTGGCGCTGGACCTGGTGAGCGACAAGGCCAGCCGCGACCCCATCGACCCCATGGGCGGCTACGCCAACCGCGTCGCCGAGATCGCCCGCGCCAACGGTGTGATGGTGCGCCCGGTGGGCACCAAGATCATCCTTTCGCCGCCGCTGGTAATCGAGAAGGAGCAGATCGACACCATCGTCAATGCCCTTGCGATAGGTTTCCAGGAAGCCCATCTGTAA
- a CDS encoding TRAP transporter large permease, protein MSGLSLGLLALAVTFTLLVLRVHIGLTMMVGGALCFLAVNDGDFSALLFSLNNLAWSRLSNYDLAVIPLFVLMGQFATHGGLSRAIFRCAAAFVGHLRGGIGMSAIGACAGFGAICGSSLATSATMSQVALPELRRHNYSGRLATATVAAGGTLGILIPPSVPLIIYAVLTQESIAKLFVAAVVPGLLAAVGYLIVVRLMVSREPEGHTRSEPASAAERFKAFLQVLPVLGVFLVVIVGIYGGWANPTEAASIGAAACGLLAFFQGGMRGAGLRLSLLGTAETSAMIFLVLLGADLLNSGLALTQMPTELAEWVKQSGLAPMLVLCAILLLYLLLGCVMDSLAMILLTIPIFYPVIMGLDFYGLTEVQKSIWFGILALMVVEIGLIHPPLGMNLFIVNKVARDVPYLETAKGVLPFLASDLLRIVLLVAFPGVCLWLLSL, encoded by the coding sequence ATGAGCGGTCTCAGTCTCGGCCTGCTGGCACTGGCCGTCACCTTCACCCTGCTGGTGCTGCGCGTGCACATCGGCCTGACCATGATGGTGGGTGGCGCCCTGTGCTTCCTCGCGGTGAACGATGGCGACTTCTCCGCGCTGCTGTTCAGCCTCAACAACCTGGCCTGGTCACGCCTCTCCAACTACGACCTGGCGGTGATTCCGCTGTTCGTGCTGATGGGGCAGTTCGCCACCCATGGCGGCCTGTCCAGGGCGATTTTCCGTTGCGCCGCAGCCTTCGTCGGCCACCTGCGCGGCGGAATCGGCATGTCCGCCATCGGCGCCTGTGCCGGCTTCGGGGCCATATGCGGTTCGTCGCTGGCCACTTCCGCCACCATGAGCCAGGTGGCGCTGCCGGAGCTGCGCCGGCACAACTATTCCGGGCGCCTGGCTACCGCCACCGTGGCGGCGGGCGGCACCCTGGGCATCCTCATCCCGCCGTCGGTGCCGTTGATCATCTATGCGGTGCTGACCCAGGAATCCATCGCCAAGCTGTTCGTCGCCGCCGTGGTGCCGGGCCTGCTGGCGGCGGTGGGCTATCTGATCGTCGTACGCCTGATGGTGTCGCGGGAGCCGGAGGGCCACACCCGCAGCGAACCGGCCAGCGCCGCCGAGCGTTTCAAGGCGTTCCTTCAGGTACTGCCGGTACTGGGAGTGTTCCTGGTGGTGATCGTCGGCATCTACGGCGGTTGGGCCAACCCCACCGAGGCTGCTTCCATCGGCGCGGCGGCGTGCGGCCTGCTGGCGTTCTTCCAGGGAGGCATGCGCGGAGCTGGATTGCGCCTCAGCCTGCTGGGCACGGCTGAAACCTCCGCGATGATCTTCCTCGTGTTGCTCGGCGCCGACCTGCTCAACTCGGGCCTGGCGCTGACCCAGATGCCCACCGAGCTGGCCGAATGGGTCAAGCAGAGCGGACTCGCGCCCATGCTGGTGCTCTGCGCGATCCTGCTGCTGTATCTGCTGCTGGGCTGCGTGATGGACTCCCTGGCGATGATCCTGCTGACCATTCCGATCTTCTACCCGGTCATCATGGGGCTGGATTTCTATGGCCTCACCGAAGTCCAGAAGTCCATCTGGTTCGGCATCCTCGCGCTGATGGTGGTGGAGATCGGGCTTATCCACCCGCCGCTGGGCATGAACCTGTTCATCGTCAACAAGGTGGCGCGCGACGTGCCTTACCTTGAAACCGCCAAGGGCGTGCTGCCGTTCCTCGCCTCCGACCTACTGCGCATCGTCCTGCTGGTCGCGTTCCCCGGCGTGTGCCTCTGGCTATTGAGCCTTTGA
- the hpaA gene encoding 4-hydroxyphenylacetate catabolism regulatory protein HpaA, translating to MAERQPIPNINIGQVYDQRYADAEVHYEALGKLADFFGRNMPVHRHDRFFQVHYVKSGAVRVYLDEQQYRQEGPLFFLTPPTIPHAFVTEQDADGHVLTVRQQLVWPLLEAEQGLADGAQIAPVCVAFSELGEEYRDEVQRLDLLFDQLRSEFGAQRPGREAALSALTRLIFISLLRLSARSLKAQPARHEDLQVFHRFNGLIEAHYREHWSLGQYASQMGVTEARLNDICRRIADLPSKRLIHDRVMQEAKRLLLFTGSSSNEICYLLGFKDPAYFSRFFARNAGMSPGEYRQRRAADKEDSWR from the coding sequence ATGGCAGAGCGCCAACCCATTCCCAACATCAACATCGGACAGGTCTACGACCAGCGTTACGCCGATGCCGAAGTGCACTACGAGGCCCTCGGCAAGCTGGCGGATTTCTTCGGTCGCAACATGCCGGTGCACCGCCACGACCGCTTTTTTCAGGTCCATTACGTGAAGAGCGGAGCGGTGCGGGTCTACCTCGACGAGCAGCAATACCGTCAGGAGGGGCCGCTGTTCTTCCTCACCCCGCCCACCATTCCCCATGCCTTCGTCACCGAGCAGGACGCCGACGGTCATGTGCTCACCGTGCGTCAGCAACTGGTCTGGCCCTTGCTCGAAGCCGAGCAGGGATTGGCCGATGGAGCGCAGATTGCGCCGGTGTGTGTGGCCTTTTCCGAGCTGGGGGAGGAGTACCGCGACGAGGTGCAGCGCCTGGACCTGCTGTTCGACCAGCTGCGCAGCGAGTTCGGTGCCCAGCGGCCAGGACGCGAGGCGGCGCTCTCGGCCCTGACCCGGCTGATCTTCATCAGCCTGTTGCGGCTTTCCGCCCGCTCCCTCAAGGCGCAGCCGGCGCGCCATGAGGACCTGCAGGTGTTCCACCGCTTCAACGGACTGATCGAGGCCCACTACCGCGAGCATTGGTCCCTCGGCCAGTACGCCAGCCAGATGGGCGTGACCGAGGCGCGGCTGAACGACATCTGCCGACGCATCGCCGATCTGCCGTCCAAGCGCCTGATCCACGACCGGGTGATGCAGGAGGCCAAGCGCCTGCTGCTGTTCACCGGCAGCTCATCCAACGAGATCTGCTACTTGCTGGGCTTCAAGGACCCAGCCTATTTCAGCCGCTTCTTCGCGCGTAATGCGGGCATGTCCCCCGGGGAATATCGCCAGCGCCGGGCGGCGGACAAGGAAGACTCCTGGCGCTGA
- a CDS encoding MFS transporter, protein MSEPRPWPAAIRALRHRNFRLYFAGQAISTLGSWLQQVALAWLIYRLTGSAALLGVTTFASLLPQLLVGPLAGAWIDRHDKRRLLIGVQGLLGLQAVVLAGLTATGLIGPTLIVAMAALLGVLNAFDTPLRQSLLSQFVSGKEDLPNALALNAMLFNCSRFIGPPLAGLLLGFTSEAACFALNALSYLGLAAGLLVIRMAPTPRAQGSTSDVFREGLRYIAGRPPIRLMMTSVLVVNLTASSYAVLLPVFAKDIFAGDARTLGWLWGAAGLGSLLGTAFLANRHALPGLVNSIMACALAGGAGLLAFAASDALALSLMAMAVLGFAITNCNVGTNILLQSLAPEHLRGRVVALYTSTRFGFDAIGGLLVGILAEHFGAPIAMTTAGVLLLAYCFWLLPRQRWLGREIAATTEGPH, encoded by the coding sequence ATGTCCGAACCCCGTCCCTGGCCCGCCGCCATCCGCGCCCTGCGCCACCGCAACTTCCGCCTGTACTTCGCCGGCCAGGCCATTTCCACCCTGGGCAGTTGGCTGCAGCAGGTGGCGCTGGCCTGGTTGATCTACCGCCTCACCGGCTCCGCGGCGCTGCTGGGCGTCACCACCTTTGCCTCATTGCTGCCGCAGTTGCTGGTAGGCCCGCTGGCCGGGGCCTGGATCGACCGCCACGACAAACGCCGCCTACTGATCGGCGTGCAGGGCCTGCTCGGCCTGCAGGCCGTGGTTCTGGCGGGGCTGACGGCGACCGGGCTGATCGGCCCGACGCTGATCGTCGCCATGGCCGCCCTGCTTGGCGTGCTCAACGCCTTCGACACACCGCTGCGCCAATCCCTGCTGAGCCAGTTCGTCAGCGGCAAGGAGGACCTGCCCAACGCCCTGGCGCTGAACGCGATGCTGTTCAACTGCTCGCGCTTCATCGGCCCGCCGCTGGCCGGCCTGCTGCTGGGTTTCACCAGCGAGGCCGCCTGCTTCGCCCTCAACGCCCTCTCCTATCTGGGCCTTGCCGCCGGGCTGCTGGTAATCCGCATGGCCCCCACGCCGCGCGCCCAGGGCTCCACCAGCGATGTGTTCCGCGAGGGCCTGCGCTACATCGCCGGCCGCCCGCCGATCCGCCTGATGATGACCAGCGTGCTGGTGGTCAACCTCACCGCCTCCAGCTACGCGGTGCTGCTGCCGGTGTTCGCCAAGGACATCTTCGCCGGCGACGCGCGCACCCTCGGTTGGCTCTGGGGCGCCGCCGGCCTGGGCTCGCTGCTGGGCACGGCATTTCTCGCCAATCGCCATGCCCTGCCGGGCCTGGTGAACAGCATCATGGCCTGCGCCCTGGCCGGCGGCGCCGGACTGCTGGCCTTCGCCGCCAGCGACGCACTGGCGCTGTCGCTGATGGCCATGGCCGTGCTCGGCTTCGCCATCACCAACTGCAACGTCGGCACCAACATCCTCTTGCAGAGCCTGGCGCCGGAACACCTGCGCGGCCGCGTGGTGGCGCTCTACACCTCGACGCGCTTCGGCTTCGACGCCATAGGGGGCCTGCTGGTCGGCATCCTCGCCGAACACTTCGGCGCCCCCATCGCCATGACTACAGCTGGCGTGCTGCTGCTCGCCTACTGCTTCTGGTTGCTGCCACGCCAGCGCTGGCTGGGCCGGGAGATCGCCGCGACAACGGAAGGTCCGCACTGA
- a CDS encoding TRAP transporter small permease: MNESLSFESSPAEGAGLASRALQRTAQGFALGGGCILLALVAMSMVSIIGRKLFATPIQGDIEIMEIGAAVAIAAFLPLCELRGQHIKVDAFTLKLPVRVQAWLDAAAHFLCLLIALVLAWRTGLQVLESHEYGEVSTLLSVPLWIPLLGIVPSLLLLAVTAGARTCQCFFREQRP, encoded by the coding sequence ATGAACGAGTCCTTGTCCTTCGAGTCTTCCCCCGCCGAGGGGGCTGGCCTGGCCAGCCGCGCACTGCAGCGTACCGCCCAGGGTTTCGCCCTGGGTGGCGGCTGCATCCTGCTGGCTCTGGTGGCCATGTCCATGGTCTCCATCATCGGCCGCAAGCTGTTCGCTACGCCCATCCAGGGTGATATCGAAATCATGGAAATCGGCGCGGCGGTCGCCATCGCGGCGTTCCTGCCGCTCTGCGAACTGCGCGGCCAGCACATCAAGGTGGACGCCTTCACCCTGAAATTGCCGGTACGGGTCCAGGCCTGGCTGGATGCCGCTGCCCACTTCCTATGCCTGCTGATTGCGCTGGTACTGGCCTGGCGAACCGGCTTGCAGGTGCTGGAAAGCCATGAATACGGCGAAGTCTCCACGCTGCTCTCGGTGCCGCTGTGGATACCGCTGCTGGGCATCGTCCCGAGCCTCCTGCTGCTGGCGGTCACCGCCGGAGCCCGAACCTGCCAATGCTTTTTCCGGGAGCAACGTCCATGA
- a CDS encoding LuxR C-terminal-related transcriptional regulator: MHNDFGLHCLHAFSRVVPASCFAFYRVDPHLRARDFQLLRMDARTHRDYLDHYRDFDPLQPALCRDERRAVVSLREAMARQADNSRRIYQGFLVRHGIRDVVEVIAHDRQRPVAGVSLLRLGSQTPFDADELQRLDGLRGLLDLAVRQLPDAPAEKDRLTGFTPREQEIALLLREGLSNKDLARQLDMGLATVKTHLIHLFRKTGARSRTELVRKLFP; the protein is encoded by the coding sequence ATGCACAACGACTTCGGCCTGCACTGCCTGCACGCCTTCAGCCGGGTTGTCCCGGCCTCCTGCTTCGCCTTCTACCGGGTCGACCCACACCTGCGCGCCCGCGACTTCCAGCTCCTGCGCATGGACGCCCGGACCCACCGCGACTACCTCGACCACTACCGCGACTTCGACCCGCTGCAGCCCGCCCTTTGCCGCGACGAACGCCGCGCCGTGGTGTCACTGCGGGAAGCCATGGCACGCCAGGCCGACAATTCGCGGCGTATCTACCAGGGCTTCCTGGTCCGCCATGGAATCCGCGATGTGGTGGAAGTGATCGCCCATGATCGCCAGCGGCCGGTGGCGGGCGTCTCCCTGCTGCGTCTGGGCAGCCAGACGCCCTTCGATGCCGATGAACTGCAGCGCCTGGATGGCCTGCGCGGCCTGCTCGACCTCGCCGTGCGCCAGCTGCCGGACGCGCCAGCGGAGAAGGATCGGCTGACCGGTTTCACCCCTCGGGAACAGGAAATCGCCCTGCTCCTGCGCGAAGGCCTGTCCAACAAGGACCTCGCCCGGCAGCTCGATATGGGGCTGGCCACGGTGAAGACCCACCTTATCCACCTGTTCCGCAAGACCGGTGCACGCAGCCGGACCGAACTGGTGAGGAAGCTCTTCCCCTAG
- a CDS encoding fumarylacetoacetate hydrolase family protein yields MRPALDHVATGTLFGIALNYRGLLESRLEEFQQPPYQKPPVKPVLFIKTPNTRNGHGQPVVYPQGVERLQPGPALGVVIGKSASRVRAEDALAHVAGYVIVNEFSLPEESYYRPAVKAKCRDGFCPIGPEFVPAANVQDPHALTLKLFVNGELRQENSTANLVRGIPQLIEEISEFMTLHEGDVLITGTPEGRVDVQPGDVVEVEITGLGRLANTVVAE; encoded by the coding sequence ATGCGCCCTGCACTCGACCACGTCGCCACCGGCACCCTGTTCGGCATTGCGCTGAACTACCGGGGCCTGCTGGAGAGCCGTCTGGAGGAATTCCAGCAGCCGCCCTACCAGAAGCCGCCGGTCAAGCCGGTGCTGTTCATCAAGACCCCGAACACCCGAAATGGCCACGGCCAGCCAGTGGTCTACCCGCAAGGCGTGGAGCGCCTGCAACCGGGCCCGGCCCTCGGCGTGGTGATCGGCAAGAGCGCCAGCCGCGTACGCGCTGAGGATGCCCTGGCACATGTGGCCGGCTACGTGATCGTCAACGAATTCAGCCTGCCGGAAGAGAGCTACTACCGCCCGGCGGTCAAGGCCAAGTGCCGCGACGGCTTCTGCCCCATTGGCCCGGAATTTGTCCCTGCCGCCAATGTGCAGGACCCGCACGCGCTGACTCTCAAGCTCTTCGTCAACGGCGAACTGCGCCAGGAGAACAGCACCGCCAACCTGGTGCGTGGCATCCCCCAACTGATCGAGGAGATCAGCGAATTCATGACCCTGCATGAGGGCGACGTGCTGATCACCGGCACCCCGGAAGGCCGTGTCGACGTGCAACCGGGCGATGTCGTGGAAGTGGAAATCACCGGCCTCGGCCGCCTCGCCAACACCGTGGTCGCGGAATAA